The window atagaattgcttttcaattttttgtacgtGGAACTGTCACTAAGTAAGTCAGTCATCTTATTAACATACGTACTTTTTTCCATGATCACGGTAACTTGTCCCTTGTCTGCCTTTGTAACAAAGACATCATCGTTGTTGCGGAGGAACCTTTTACAAAATCTAAACTCTTGCAAAATAAACCTctctatacaatttttatgcttATTAGTCCGCAAGAATTTAAACAACGATTTTGAAATACGGTTGCGCGCTTCGTCAACAATATCGTCAGCGATCTGGTAAACATTgaattcgaaatttttaattacgtcAACCACCGAATCTATGCGATCTCTCCTGTCATTGTTGTCAACTGGTAGAGCGAATCTATCGCCAAGACTAAGAAACCTCAGTACTCTGTCTGGAATTTGTTTGCtgctaatattaatataataatccaTTTGTTGTGATTAAAGTTCATTAACGAATTAATAACTGGGTTTTGCGCAGCTATAACtgagttaaatttattaataagttttctttgtattttttgttcatatgtataaaaataatcgttgTTAGCATAGAAAAAATTGCTGACAACATGACCAGGTAAGAGCGCACGAAGTTGGTTCTCTATTCTAATAATCTTGGAACGAAAGCGATGTTTTGAAAGCGATGTTTTGAAAGCGATTGAAGAGAGATGGAATTACATTACTACAAAAACTGATCTCAGCCTTCCACAATTCTTGAGTGCTGTAGACTTGATCCTTAGTTCTACTAGTTTTATGTTCAACGGCCAATTTTATGAACAGATCTTCGGAAGCCCGATGGGGTCTCCCTTCTCCCCTATCTTGGCTGACATGGTCATGGAGGATTTAGAGAAGCATTGTATACAGCGGCTCAGTTTCAGGATAACCTTTTCCAAACGATATGTGGATAATATTTTCGCGGTTGTTCCCGAGTCGGGTATTGGTGAATTATTAGACAGTTTCAACAATTACCACGATAGATTAAAATTCACTTACGAAATGGAAAGCAATGGTAAATTGAGTTTCCTTGATACCACGGTCATCCGCGAGGGAGGCTCATTGCTCACGAATTGGTTCCGTAAACCAACTTTCTCGGGCcggtacataaattatttttcaaaccaTCCtatgaaatacaaaattaacatCGTAAGGAATTTGGTTGATCGGGCGATTCTTTTGT of the Temnothorax longispinosus isolate EJ_2023e unplaced genomic scaffold, Tlon_JGU_v1 HiC_scaffold_768, whole genome shotgun sequence genome contains:
- the LOC139825014 gene encoding uncharacterized protein, with translation MTSDVLKAIEERWNYITTKTDLSLPQFLSAVDLILSSTSFMFNGQFYEQIFGSPMGSPFSPILADMVMEDLEKHCIQRLSFRITFSKRYVDNIFAVVPESGIGELLDSFNNYHDRLKFTYEMESNGKLSFLDTTVIREGGSLLTNWFRKPTFSGR